In the genome of Mycteria americana isolate JAX WOST 10 ecotype Jacksonville Zoo and Gardens chromosome 7, USCA_MyAme_1.0, whole genome shotgun sequence, one region contains:
- the FASLG gene encoding tumor necrosis factor ligand superfamily member 6, whose translation MLEAFIELQHLSWVFTARVMQAYKGRAGSSPRAQSGTAPAVFGCHMEDHAKHVQPIPLPAMQQNLNYVYPQIFWVDSCANTSTSCPPAPPIAPFPPPVPDRRRKPRNNRERRSVGFLVISLLILLALTGVGLSMFQIFHLEKELAELRESVSTEHIPPALEKLIGQKEQSMKKEARKAAHLTGNPDQRDLPLEWEPISGHAFTNGVQYRDQGLVINETGLYFVYSNVLFRGSVCSSQVLTHIVYKKNPASPGSHVLMEDKGINYCTSQKTWARKSYLGALFKLRKMDSLHVNVSKIALVNFEESKTFFGLFKL comes from the exons ATGCTTGAGGCTTTCATAGAGTTGCAGCATCTGAGCTGGGTGTTCACTGCTAGAGTGATGCAGGCGTATAAAGGCAGAGCTGGGTCTTCCCCCAGGGCTCAGTCTGGGACAGCCCCGGCAGTTTTTGGCTGCCATATGGAAGATCACGCCAAGCACGTCCAGCCCATCCCGCTCCCAGCCATGCAGCAGAACTTGAACTACGTCTACCCTCAGATCTTTTGGGTGGACAGCTGTGCCAACACAAGTACTTcctgccccccggcaccccccattGCTCCTTTCCCACCACCAGTACCTGACCGGAGGAGAAAGCCAAGGAACAACAGGGAAAGGAGGAGCGTCGGCTTCCTGGTGATCTCCTTGCTGATCCTGCTGGCCCTCACTGGAGTGGGGCTGAGCATGTTTCAGATTTTCCACCTGGAGAAGGAACTGGCTGAACTCAGAGAG TCTGTCAGCACCGAACACATCCCTCCAGCTTTGGAGAAACTCATAG GGCAGAAGGAGCAGTCaatgaaaaaggaagcaaggaaggcaGCACACTTAACAG GGAACCCTGACCAGCGGGACCTCCCTTTGGAGTGGGAACCCATCTCCGGCCATGCCTTCACCAATGGCGTTCAGTATCGCGATCAGGGCCTCGTCATCAACGAGACTGGCCTGTACTTCGTGTACTCCAACGTCCTCTTCCGAGGCAGTGTTTGCAGCAGCCAGGTGTTGACCCACATCGTCTACAAGAAAAACCCAGCCTCGCCAGGCAGCCACGTGCTGATGGAGGACAAAGGCATCAACTACTGTACAAGTCAGAAAACATGGGCCCGGAAAAGCTACCTGGGGGCTTTATTCAAGCTCAGGAAGATGGACAGTTTGCACGTCAATGTTTCCAAAATCGCTCTGGTTAATTTTGAGGAATCCAAGACATTCTTCGGCTTATTTAAGCTTTAA